In Pseudophryne corroboree isolate aPseCor3 chromosome 7, aPseCor3.hap2, whole genome shotgun sequence, a single window of DNA contains:
- the LOC134944331 gene encoding olfactory receptor 10R2-like, producing MPKLLDMLLSGNYKVSFIQCFTQMYFFDAFAFTEVILLTIMAYDRYVAICKPLHYHQIFSRNHCVKLMAAIRLCGFLNSLLIILPATSMFFCNSNIIHQYFCDIKSLMENANANKEVFLIVIYLEVLLLGFSPFFCSLLSYIIIISTIIQIKSRDGRRKAFSTCSSHLIVLTMFYGTASSVFMMPPSDLYWVIELILTVQYTGVTPMLNPLIYSLQNKAVKRAIKRSIGIK from the coding sequence ATGCCTAAACTGCTGGACATGTTACTGTCTGGGAATTACAAAGTGTCCTTCATACAGTGCTTTACCCAGATGTATTTTTTTGATGCATTTGCTTTCACTGAGGTTATCCTTTTAACCATAATGGCCTATGACCGGTATGTTGCTATTTGTAAACCCTTACACTATCACCAAATCTTCAGCAGGAATCATTGTGTTAAACTCATGGCTGCCATACGGCTATGTGGATTTTTAAATTCTTTGCTTATTATATTACCAGCCACAAGTATGTTTTTCTGCAATTCAAATATAATCCACCAATACTTCTGTGATATTAAATCTCTTATGGAAAATGCAAATGCCAACAAGGAAGTGTTTTTAATAGTGATTTATCTAGAAGTATTGTTACTTGGATTCTCTCCATTCTTCTGCAGTTTGCTGTCCTATATAATAATTATTAGCACCATAATACAGATTAAATCCAGAGATGGCCGGAGAAAAGCATTCTCCACCTGCTCTTCCCACCTCATAGTCCTAACCATGTTTTATGGGACAGCTTCATCTGTTTTCATGATGCCACCATCAGACCTATACTGGGTCATTGAGCTTATCTTGACTGTACAGTATACTGGAGTTACACCCATGTTAAACCCTCTGATATACAGTCTACAAAATAAAGCTGTAAAGAGGGCAATTAAGAGATCTATTGGGATAAAATAA